One Muribaculum gordoncarteri genomic window, CCGTTCTATTGGGCAAAGTTGGAACGTAATATGAGCATGGGTATGAACATCAATAATCTTTTCTTGAAAGAGGAAGGAGAACTGCACAATGAATTCAACTATATATACTCATCCATGTTCAATACGCCTGAAAAGTATATAAAGGTTGTCGAAGCCCTATCTGGAAAAAAAGCCGGATTAACCAGAGATGAGATTATAACAAAAGCACAACTTGATAACAATGGGCATATCAGTCGCATATTGGAGGATCTTATAGAATGTGGATTCGTCCGTAAATATTGCCATCTTGATAAAAGACTCAGGGATGCAATCTATCAGCTTGTCGATTGCTATACCCTGTTCTACTATCAGTTCGTGAAAATGGCACACGGTATCGATGAAGAGTATTGGGTCAGAACAATGCAGACACCGACATATCACACATGGTGCGGACTTGCCTTTGAAAGAGTGTGCCTCCTGCATACCAGACAAATAAAATATGCCATTGGCATTTCCGGCATCCTTGCTAATCTTTATTCATGGCATGTCAAGAAGAATGATGAGCATTCCGGCGCACAGATCGACCTTATCATAGACAGAGCCGACAATGTAATCAACATCTGTGAAATTAAATATGCCCCGGCTGGATATAGTCTGACCGACAGTGAACTGAAAAAAATTCACAACAGGCTAAGCATATTCGACCTTTATATTCCACGCAGCAAAGTCGCACATCCAATCCTCATTACATCAAATGGTGTTCTCCAGAACAGCAATTCTTTTGAGATCCCCATTCAGGTTACCGGAGACCAACTATTCCACCCATGATCATAGGCTACGCAAGAGTATCGACCACCGGGCAGAACCTCGAGGGGCAGACAGATCTGCTCACTCAGAACGGATGTGAGCGGATATACAGTGAGAAGATATCCGGAGTTAAAAAGGAGCGTCCGCAACTTGACAGGATGATGGACTCACTCCGTTCCGGAGACACCGTGATAATAACGGAACTTACCCGACTGGGGCGTTCCGTCAAGGAACTACTCTCAATCATCGAGAGGATACATGAAGCCGGAGCGTCGATAAAATCACTGAGAGAGACATGGCTCGACACCACCACACCACAGGGCAATCTACTGCTCACAATCTTTGCCGGACTCTCACAGTTTGAGAGAGACCTCACACGGCAGCGCACAAGGCAGGGACTTGAAGCTGCGAGGGCAAGAGGACGTAAGGGAGGCAGACCAAAGTCTGATGAAAGCAAAGTATCTACCGCTCTGAAGATGTACGACTCAAAGCTGCACTCGATAGATGAGATAACCAAGGCAACCGGAATCAGCCGGGCAACCCTTTACAGAGCCATCGACAAACGCAAGAAAACAACATAATTCAGCTTGCTGTCCGGCATCGGCTCCAATCATGGAAGCGCACCTGTCCTTGACTGGTGCGTATTAGGCTACGCACCTACGGTTTATACGGCGAGCCGACTGTAAGAACGTATTATCCCTACATTCTCCTTCCCCTGCTTTTCCTCGGTGGTTCCTGAGTCTGTCCGGTGTCCGGCTTTTGTGTCTGCTGCTTCCTTTTCTCTTCCTCCTGACGCTGCTTTATTCCAAGTGCAGCCTTCACCTTTGCCCAGATATCCCGGAAGAAATCGGAGATACGCTTACCGCAGATGGATATAAAGGAATCCTTTCCCTCTCCTTCGACCTTTATCTCTGTAGCCTGACAGTATTCATCCGGAATACGTTTCCTTGTTGCCGGATCTGTAAACGCATACGGCTTCAGACGAAGCACACCCCCATCAAGGATACAATCCTGCCATTCGGGATTGGTTATCTCTATCGACACAAGTTCCCTGAGCAACCGGGCTTCATCGGGATGTCTGCGTTCAAGTGCGGTCTGTGAGCCGGACACGGTCTCCTTCAGCTGTTGCAGTTCCTGTTCCGCCTTCACTCTCCCGGCTTTCTCATGCCGAGTGGCAGCGGCTTCTCTCTCCAGTGCGGTGGCGTTGCCGGACACGAGCAACTTCAGCTCCGCATTCTCCTTTGCAAGCCTCTCAACCTCTTTCTTGGCAAGGAAACTTATCGAGGCGTTGTTTATCCTTTCCAATGCCTCCTTCTCAACCTTGGCAACCTCTTTCTCCCTGCTGTCCACCGCCTGAAGAAGACGGTCAGCGGACTCTATGCGACCCTCGGCATATTCTCCGGCTTCAGTATAAGTATCGAGCCTATCCTGCGCCTTCACTATCAACGGAAGAAGTTTGTCGAGCTGCTGCTGTTGCCGGGCTATCTCATTTTTCTTTTCAGTGAGTTCACTCCTGGTCTCGTTCAGTTCCTTTTCCTGCTCCCTAATCTGACTGTCCTTTTTAAGAATCTCCCG contains:
- the mobV gene encoding MobV family relaxase, with the protein product MSHYTVCHYEKCYGPPVSYSTHIERKKADGTEHVPYNIKRRDLTRHNKEFIKEAREIGRSAAIEKRLDAVRHQKDADGNEYERKIRKGQICCIEIRLSASVEGMAEIIEQGRLMEWCRESIKWAQKEHGKENIVSAVLHMDEETPHLHVSLVPVVSGESKKQRTTKKRAAKDKEKAEKNGEEVPKKKRRYKKKATEETLRLCADDVMTQWDLKRRHTEYAIAMASFGLERGEEGSPAKHKDLAQYYKEQYELQRGRLDELLKELAGQEDLVKEKNREILKKDSQIREQEKELNETRSELTEKKNEIARQQQQLDKLLPLIVKAQDRLDTYTEAGEYAEGRIESADRLLQAVDSREKEVAKVEKEALERINNASISFLAKKEVERLAKENAELKLLVSGNATALEREAAATRHEKAGRVKAEQELQQLKETVSGSQTALERRHPDEARLLRELVSIEITNPEWQDCILDGGVLRLKPYAFTDPATRKRIPDEYCQATEIKVEGEGKDSFISICGKRISDFFRDIWAKVKAALGIKQRQEEEKRKQQTQKPDTGQTQEPPRKSRGRRM
- a CDS encoding recombinase family protein; translation: MIIGYARVSTTGQNLEGQTDLLTQNGCERIYSEKISGVKKERPQLDRMMDSLRSGDTVIITELTRLGRSVKELLSIIERIHEAGASIKSLRETWLDTTTPQGNLLLTIFAGLSQFERDLTRQRTRQGLEAARARGRKGGRPKSDESKVSTALKMYDSKLHSIDEITKATGISRATLYRAIDKRKKTT
- a CDS encoding AAA family ATPase, producing the protein MIIGRKEEISKLKRAYDSDHSEFVAVYGRRRIGKTYLIRETFEDKFTFHYSGVFKASTKRQLKVFYQNLLEQGLDPTEAPPKDWFDAFFLLEHLIKKSDDARKVIFIDELPWMDARNSQFVPAFEHFWNGWASARKDILLIICGSATSWIINKIFRNKGGLYNRVTFKLRLQQFSLHECEELVQSMKLPFNRNTIIEGYMVMGGVPFYWAKLERNMSMGMNINNLFLKEEGELHNEFNYIYSSMFNTPEKYIKVVEALSGKKAGLTRDEIITKAQLDNNGHISRILEDLIECGFVRKYCHLDKRLRDAIYQLVDCYTLFYYQFVKMAHGIDEEYWVRTMQTPTYHTWCGLAFERVCLLHTRQIKYAIGISGILANLYSWHVKKNDEHSGAQIDLIIDRADNVINICEIKYAPAGYSLTDSELKKIHNRLSIFDLYIPRSKVAHPILITSNGVLQNSNSFEIPIQVTGDQLFHP